A portion of the Hoylesella buccalis ATCC 35310 genome contains these proteins:
- a CDS encoding F0F1 ATP synthase subunit gamma: MPSLKEIKTRIASVKNTRKITSAMKMVASSKLHHAQVRVENMLPYENMLEHILKSFLISTPDADTPFDAVRPNLKRVALVVFSSNSSLCGSFNINVLKMMQQAVEDYHRLGIDKDNIIIYPIGRKVAERAVKMGYKTAGNFVELADKPNAQTCQKIAHEIAQKFLNGEYDKVEMIYHHFKSVGSQILTRKTFLPIDLSTEIGWGNDRDLKSSYTTARAQEYLRKKNLKVERKEIDVQPLNDDFIVEPDVKTVLGTLIPNQLHLMFYTALLDSNASEHAARMVAMQTATDNADDLLRSLNLQYNKGRQQAITNELLDIVGGTINN; the protein is encoded by the coding sequence ATGCCGTCACTCAAAGAGATTAAGACACGTATTGCCAGTGTCAAGAATACCCGAAAAATCACCAGTGCGATGAAGATGGTTGCATCTAGCAAACTTCATCATGCACAGGTCAGAGTAGAGAATATGCTCCCATACGAAAATATGTTGGAGCATATTCTTAAGTCATTTCTTATTTCTACACCAGATGCTGATACGCCATTTGATGCCGTACGTCCTAACTTGAAACGCGTGGCATTGGTGGTTTTTTCTTCAAACAGCAGTCTATGCGGTAGTTTTAACATTAATGTGTTGAAAATGATGCAACAGGCTGTTGAAGATTACCATCGTCTCGGAATTGATAAGGATAACATTATTATTTATCCTATTGGCCGAAAAGTTGCAGAGCGTGCTGTAAAGATGGGGTATAAAACTGCTGGGAATTTCGTTGAATTGGCTGATAAGCCTAATGCACAGACCTGCCAAAAGATTGCTCATGAAATTGCACAGAAGTTCCTTAACGGTGAGTATGACAAGGTCGAGATGATATATCATCACTTTAAAAGTGTAGGTTCTCAGATTCTGACTCGTAAAACCTTCTTACCCATTGACTTGTCAACCGAGATTGGATGGGGAAATGATCGTGATTTGAAATCTTCTTACACGACGGCAAGAGCACAGGAATATCTGAGGAAAAAGAATCTAAAAGTTGAAAGGAAAGAGATAGATGTCCAGCCATTGAACGATGACTTCATTGTAGAGCCTGATGTCAAGACTGTATTGGGCACCTTGATACCCAATCAATTACACCTCATGTTCTATACGGCATTGCTAGATAGCAACGCAAGTGAGCATGCCGCTCGAATGGTCGCTATGCAGACAGCTACCGACAATGCAGATGACTTGCTTCGTTCACTCAATTTACAGTATAACAAGGGTAGACAGCAAGCCATTACAAACGAGTTGCTGGATATCGTTGGCGGGACTATCAATAACTAA
- a CDS encoding IS30 family transposase, with the protein MYHQLTSEQRSQIFALLQKKIKRKEIALIVGTSEATISRELKNNSTPSGKYIWTKAHDMAMQRRNRTVKNSKLSDELVWRIKEYIINDQWSPRQISGYLRKNEGIKVSHQSIYNIIHNDTTGELARHTRHKMKYRHRPKGRHLPIKDRVSIHERSKEVDGKRFGDFEMDLIVDPAQHAILTLVEKSTNMLLMQKLPFGKQSKPLAKVVRKLLLPYKDCLKTITTDNGPEFAAHKDITKFLGVPVYFADPYCSWQKGAIENTNKLIRQYIPKKDSFEHYTDKRIMSIQKKLNERPREKLNFSTPKREFFKHVL; encoded by the coding sequence ATGTATCATCAATTAACCTCGGAGCAAAGGTCGCAAATTTTCGCCTTACTCCAAAAGAAAATAAAGAGAAAAGAAATTGCCCTCATTGTGGGTACGAGTGAAGCTACGATCAGTCGTGAGCTAAAGAACAACAGCACGCCATCAGGAAAGTATATCTGGACAAAGGCGCACGACATGGCTATGCAGCGCAGAAATAGAACGGTAAAGAACTCCAAACTCTCCGACGAATTGGTCTGGAGAATCAAGGAATATATCATCAATGACCAGTGGTCTCCAAGACAAATATCTGGTTATCTGCGCAAGAACGAGGGGATAAAGGTGTCCCACCAGTCCATCTATAACATCATCCACAATGACACGACAGGGGAACTTGCCAGGCACACAAGGCATAAGATGAAATACAGGCATCGTCCCAAGGGCAGACATCTTCCAATCAAGGACAGGGTGAGCATCCATGAAAGAAGCAAGGAAGTTGACGGGAAGAGATTCGGGGATTTTGAGATGGACTTGATCGTAGACCCTGCCCAGCACGCCATACTCACGCTGGTGGAGAAGTCCACCAATATGCTGCTCATGCAGAAACTGCCATTCGGGAAGCAGTCAAAGCCCCTGGCAAAGGTGGTCAGGAAACTGCTGCTGCCATACAAGGATTGTCTGAAGACCATTACAACAGACAACGGGCCTGAATTTGCGGCACATAAGGACATTACCAAGTTCTTAGGCGTGCCCGTGTACTTCGCTGATCCATATTGCTCATGGCAGAAGGGAGCTATTGAGAATACAAATAAGCTGATCAGACAATATATACCGAAAAAGGATTCGTTTGAACATTACACAGACAAGAGAATTATGTCGATACAAAAGAAATTGAACGAAAGACCGAGAGAAAAATTAAACTTTTCTACACCAAAACGAGAATTCTTCAAACACGTTTTGTAA
- the ppdK gene encoding pyruvate, phosphate dikinase encodes MDVKRVYTFGNGKAEGKADMRNLLGGKGANLAEMNLIGVPVPPGFTITTDVCNEYFDKGRDEVVELLKGDVERAVKHIETLMNSKFGDASNPLLLSVRSGARASMPGMMDTILNLGLNDNVVEGLVKKTGNERFAYDSYRRFVQMYGDVVLGMKPANKEDIDPFEAIIMDVKAKRGVKLDNEMTVDDLKTLVVRFKDAIKKQTGKDFPTDPMDQLWGAICSVFDSWMNERAILYRKMEGIPAEWGTAVSVMAMVFGNMGNTSATGVCFSRDAATGENRFNGEYLVNAQGEDVVAGIRTPQQITKEGSMRWAKQQNISEEIRKSQYPSMEETMPEIYEQLNNIQDKLEKHYHDMQDMEFTVQEGKLWFLQTRNGKRTGTAMVKIAMDLLHEGEIDEKTALKRCEPNKLDELLHPVFDKLALGTAKVLTRGLPASPGAASGQIVFFADDAVKWHEAGHQVVMVRMETSPEDLAGMSAAEGILTARGGMTSHAAVVARGMGKCCVSGAGAINVNYKERIVEIDGIVLHEGDYISINGSTGEIYQGEVETRPAEVTGDFAELMKLCDKYTKLVVRTNADTPHDAEVARNFGAVGIGLCRTEHMFFENEKIKAMREMILAETQDGREKTLEKLLPYQKQDFYGILKAMDGYPVNIRLLDPPLHEFVPHDLAGQEIMAKDMGVSVHQIQKRVNSLSEANPMLGHRGCRLGNTYPEITAMQTKAILGAAIQLKKEGYDPRPEIMVPLIGIVKEFDVQEKVIRDTAKQLFEEEGIEIPFHVGTMIEIPRAALTADLIAERAEYFSFGTNDLTQMTYGYSRDDIAGFLPVYLEQKILKVDPFQVLDQDGVGQLIKMAVEKGRSTRKNLTCGICGEHGGEPTSVKFCHRVGLNYVSCSPFRVPIARLAAAQAAVEG; translated from the coding sequence ATGGATGTAAAAAGAGTTTATACCTTCGGCAATGGAAAAGCTGAAGGTAAAGCAGATATGAGAAATCTGCTTGGTGGCAAGGGTGCTAACCTTGCGGAAATGAATTTAATAGGCGTTCCAGTTCCTCCTGGTTTTACCATTACGACAGATGTTTGTAATGAATATTTTGACAAAGGAAGAGATGAGGTTGTTGAACTTTTAAAGGGTGACGTTGAACGTGCAGTCAAGCACATTGAGACTTTGATGAACTCAAAGTTCGGTGATGCATCCAATCCGTTGCTGCTATCCGTACGTTCAGGAGCTCGCGCTTCCATGCCAGGCATGATGGATACCATCTTGAACCTAGGACTGAATGACAATGTGGTGGAAGGCTTGGTGAAGAAAACTGGAAATGAACGTTTTGCTTATGACAGCTACCGCCGTTTTGTACAAATGTACGGTGATGTAGTTCTCGGAATGAAACCAGCGAACAAAGAAGATATCGATCCATTTGAAGCAATCATCATGGATGTCAAGGCCAAACGTGGAGTGAAGCTTGACAATGAAATGACCGTTGATGACCTCAAGACATTGGTTGTTAGATTTAAGGATGCCATCAAGAAACAAACAGGAAAAGACTTCCCTACCGATCCCATGGATCAACTCTGGGGAGCCATTTGTTCGGTGTTTGACAGCTGGATGAACGAGAGAGCTATCTTGTACCGCAAGATGGAAGGCATACCCGCAGAATGGGGTACAGCCGTTTCTGTCATGGCCATGGTGTTTGGTAACATGGGTAATACCTCTGCCACTGGCGTATGCTTCTCCCGCGACGCAGCAACTGGTGAGAACCGTTTCAATGGAGAATATTTGGTCAATGCGCAAGGTGAAGACGTTGTTGCGGGCATCAGAACGCCGCAACAAATCACCAAAGAAGGAAGTATGAGATGGGCCAAGCAGCAGAATATTAGCGAAGAAATACGCAAATCCCAATATCCTTCCATGGAAGAAACCATGCCGGAAATCTACGAGCAGCTGAACAATATTCAAGACAAGCTGGAGAAGCATTACCATGACATGCAGGACATGGAGTTCACTGTACAAGAAGGCAAACTGTGGTTTTTACAGACCAGAAATGGAAAACGCACAGGTACCGCTATGGTTAAGATTGCCATGGATTTGCTGCATGAAGGAGAAATTGACGAAAAGACAGCACTAAAACGCTGCGAACCCAATAAGCTGGATGAACTATTGCACCCAGTATTTGATAAGCTTGCACTCGGCACAGCCAAAGTTCTCACCAGAGGATTACCCGCTTCACCAGGTGCTGCAAGCGGACAAATCGTATTTTTTGCAGACGATGCTGTTAAATGGCACGAGGCTGGACATCAAGTTGTCATGGTACGTATGGAAACATCTCCGGAAGACCTGGCTGGCATGTCTGCTGCAGAAGGCATCCTGACAGCTCGTGGAGGTATGACATCACATGCTGCCGTTGTTGCCAGAGGTATGGGCAAATGCTGTGTATCGGGCGCAGGAGCCATCAATGTGAACTATAAAGAGCGCATAGTAGAGATAGACGGCATCGTTCTCCATGAGGGCGACTATATATCTATCAATGGCTCAACAGGCGAAATATACCAAGGCGAGGTTGAAACACGCCCGGCTGAAGTTACTGGTGACTTTGCAGAGCTTATGAAGCTTTGCGACAAATATACCAAGTTGGTGGTACGTACCAATGCAGACACACCGCATGACGCTGAAGTTGCACGTAATTTTGGTGCAGTTGGCATTGGCCTTTGTCGCACAGAACACATGTTCTTTGAGAATGAAAAGATCAAGGCCATGCGAGAAATGATCTTGGCTGAAACCCAAGACGGCCGTGAGAAAACTCTCGAGAAGCTCCTACCCTATCAGAAACAAGACTTCTATGGCATATTGAAAGCGATGGACGGATATCCCGTTAACATCCGATTGCTGGATCCACCGCTACACGAATTTGTTCCTCATGATTTGGCTGGACAAGAAATCATGGCCAAGGATATGGGTGTCAGTGTGCACCAAATTCAAAAACGAGTAAACAGTTTAAGTGAGGCTAACCCCATGTTAGGCCATCGTGGCTGTCGTCTGGGCAACACCTATCCAGAGATTACTGCCATGCAGACAAAAGCCATCTTGGGTGCCGCTATTCAATTGAAGAAGGAAGGATACGACCCACGTCCCGAGATTATGGTGCCACTGATTGGTATCGTGAAAGAGTTTGATGTGCAAGAAAAAGTAATTAGAGACACGGCAAAACAACTGTTTGAAGAAGAGGGAATTGAAATACCTTTCCATGTAGGAACAATGATTGAAATTCCTCGAGCTGCTCTTACAGCCGACTTGATTGCTGAACGCGCTGAGTACTTTAGCTTTGGAACGAATGACCTTACTCAAATGACGTATGGGTATAGCCGTGATGATATCGCAGGTTTCTTGCCTGTTTATTTGGAGCAGAAAATATTAAAGGTAGATCCGTTCCAAGTATTAGACCAAGATGGCGTAGGACAGCTTATTAAAATGGCCGTAGAAAAAGGTCGTTCCACTCGTAAGAATCTTACATGTGGCATTTGTGGTGAGCATGGTGGTGAGCCTACTTCCGTGAAATTCTGTCATAGGGTAGGTCTTAACTACGTTAGTTGTTCACCGTTCAGAGTTCCTATCGCCCGCTTAGCAGCGGCTCAGGCAGCAGTCGAGGGATAA
- a CDS encoding low molecular weight protein-tyrosine-phosphatase produces MSKTKKRLLFVCLGNICRSPAAEGVMKSIVKAAGMENEFVIDSAGIGDWHIGQLPDHRMRKHGAQRGYRFDSRARQFNADDFAKFDHIYVMDQENKRMITAMAATEEDGQKVEMLASYLKDKPNVDVVPDPYYGGDEDFKYALDLIEIACKELFIQLNGK; encoded by the coding sequence ATGAGTAAGACAAAAAAGAGATTGTTATTCGTGTGTTTAGGAAACATTTGCAGAAGTCCGGCGGCAGAGGGCGTAATGAAATCCATTGTCAAGGCTGCTGGCATGGAAAATGAATTCGTCATCGACTCAGCAGGCATTGGAGATTGGCACATCGGACAACTACCCGACCATAGAATGAGAAAACATGGTGCACAAAGAGGATATCGGTTTGATAGCCGTGCTCGCCAGTTCAATGCGGATGATTTTGCGAAATTTGACCATATCTATGTCATGGATCAAGAAAACAAACGCATGATTACCGCTATGGCAGCTACCGAAGAAGATGGCCAGAAGGTAGAAATGCTGGCAAGTTACCTAAAAGACAAGCCGAACGTTGATGTGGTACCAGACCCATATTATGGAGGAGATGAAGATTTTAAATATGCGCTTGACTTGATAGAAATCGCTTGTAAAGAGTTATTTATTCAATTAAATGGAAAATAA
- the rmuC gene encoding DNA recombination protein RmuC, protein MEFIYLAIGLVIGAIIVFFFLNGKLKKLETKNVLSNQQLAHEQELGTQLQAERDRLQREQAEQQQQLITIKLELERVTTQLESEQASHSKETEMRREQFEQQLKTVQEQFSNLATRILEQTSERLKTTNNESMEHLTKPLKMNIEQLQQAIQHTNTETSKNTASLSQQLREMSLQTQKIESTATRLTNVIRGGNKAQGNWGERMLTDILESQGYKVGIDYDIQHTLTDEKGNVIKNDDTGRRMIPDVILHYPNNEDVIIDAKMSIDAYYQYVNTEEEALKKKFAADLVSSIRTQATNLAKKDYSKYVHSPRKAIDFVIMFVPNEGALQLALDTDPKIWSEAFDKQVFITSQQNLMAILRMIQIAWRQYAQTENQKKVFALAEELLKRVGEFIKRFDKIGKDIDMLHKDYGEAYNKAYTGRQSIVQKANELKELGVKESANQQIPMAQPDVLDITEESENE, encoded by the coding sequence ATGGAATTCATATACTTAGCCATAGGGCTCGTCATTGGAGCAATCATCGTTTTTTTCTTTTTAAATGGAAAGCTGAAAAAGCTGGAGACCAAGAACGTTTTGTCTAATCAACAATTGGCGCACGAACAAGAACTTGGCACACAGTTGCAAGCAGAACGTGACCGACTTCAGCGTGAGCAAGCAGAACAACAGCAACAGTTGATAACTATCAAACTTGAACTGGAGCGAGTAACTACGCAGCTGGAATCAGAACAAGCATCGCATTCGAAAGAGACAGAAATGCGCCGCGAACAATTTGAACAACAACTGAAGACCGTTCAAGAGCAATTCTCAAATTTGGCAACACGCATCTTAGAACAGACGTCGGAAAGGCTGAAGACAACCAACAACGAATCGATGGAACATCTAACAAAACCGCTTAAGATGAACATCGAGCAATTGCAACAAGCCATTCAGCACACAAATACAGAAACATCTAAGAATACTGCCTCGCTATCACAACAACTCAGAGAGATGAGTTTACAGACACAGAAGATTGAATCCACCGCAACCCGACTGACCAATGTAATTAGAGGTGGGAACAAGGCACAAGGCAATTGGGGTGAACGCATGCTGACAGACATTCTGGAAAGTCAAGGTTACAAGGTCGGCATTGATTATGACATCCAGCACACATTAACAGATGAAAAGGGAAATGTGATTAAAAATGATGATACAGGAAGGCGGATGATTCCTGATGTCATTCTACATTACCCAAACAATGAAGACGTCATCATTGATGCCAAGATGTCAATTGATGCCTATTATCAATATGTTAACACCGAAGAAGAAGCGCTCAAGAAAAAGTTTGCAGCCGATTTGGTGAGCAGTATACGCACACAAGCCACCAATCTCGCCAAGAAAGACTATAGCAAATATGTACATTCGCCACGAAAAGCCATTGATTTCGTCATCATGTTCGTTCCAAACGAAGGAGCTTTGCAGCTGGCTTTAGACACGGATCCAAAGATATGGAGTGAGGCTTTCGACAAACAGGTGTTCATCACCAGCCAACAAAACTTAATGGCCATATTGCGTATGATTCAGATAGCTTGGAGACAATACGCACAAACAGAAAACCAAAAGAAGGTTTTCGCCTTGGCTGAAGAATTATTGAAACGTGTAGGCGAATTCATAAAACGATTTGACAAGATTGGCAAAGACATTGACATGCTTCATAAAGACTATGGGGAAGCTTACAACAAGGCTTATACGGGGCGGCAAAGTATTGTACAGAAGGCCAACGAACTGAAAGAATTAGGCGTAAAAGAAAGTGCTAACCAACAGATTCCCATGGCCCAACCTGACGTATTGGACATCACAGAAGAAAGCGAAAATGAGTAA
- a CDS encoding MATE family efflux transporter yields the protein MKQVFKLALPSIISNITVPLLGIIDLTIVGHMGDVIYIGAIAIGTMIFNVLYWLFGFLRMGTSGMTSQALGRRDLTEAMRLLVRSLTISTAIAAIFIVFQLPIRWMALTIMQPTEQIAEQAAIYFSICIWGAPAMLGLYGLTGWFIGMQNTRIPMLVSIFQNIVNIVASVSFVFGFGMKIQGVALGTLTAQWTGFLLALYCWKRYYGRLAEYNWKDDLFKRSTMVRFFAVNGDIFIRTLFLVGVNFFFISAGSRQGAIILSVNTLLMTLFTLFSYVMDGFAYAGEALSGKYYSAANKLAFDRVYRSLFAWGAIMAVVFTLVYAVGGNGFLMLLTNEAVVVQSAEAYFWWAVMIPIVSVSAFVYDGIFIGLTATRGMLVSSVVSALVFFVLYLTLQSYLGNHALWLAFIVYLGLRGGIQWLLYRRMHLNWVQK from the coding sequence ATGAAGCAAGTATTTAAGTTGGCGTTGCCATCCATCATCTCAAATATCACTGTTCCCCTATTAGGTATCATCGACCTAACCATTGTCGGGCACATGGGTGATGTGATTTATATTGGAGCCATCGCCATTGGCACCATGATTTTCAATGTGCTGTACTGGCTCTTTGGTTTCTTGCGGATGGGTACCAGCGGCATGACATCTCAGGCATTAGGAAGACGTGATTTGACCGAAGCCATGAGATTGTTGGTTCGTTCGCTGACTATCAGTACGGCGATTGCTGCGATTTTCATCGTCTTCCAACTTCCAATTCGTTGGATGGCGCTGACCATCATGCAGCCCACCGAACAAATTGCGGAACAGGCAGCAATTTATTTTTCCATTTGCATTTGGGGCGCACCAGCCATGTTGGGCTTATACGGACTGACAGGATGGTTTATAGGTATGCAAAATACGCGAATTCCGATGTTGGTCTCCATCTTTCAAAACATCGTGAATATCGTTGCAAGCGTTAGTTTTGTATTTGGATTTGGCATGAAAATCCAAGGTGTTGCGTTGGGAACTTTGACGGCACAGTGGACCGGTTTCCTTCTTGCCTTGTACTGCTGGAAGCGATATTATGGCAGATTGGCTGAATATAATTGGAAAGATGACTTGTTTAAGCGAAGTACGATGGTTCGATTCTTTGCCGTCAACGGGGACATTTTCATACGAACGCTTTTCTTGGTTGGTGTCAATTTCTTTTTCATTTCAGCCGGATCGAGGCAAGGAGCCATCATCCTATCTGTCAATACGCTCTTGATGACTTTGTTCACCCTCTTCTCTTACGTTATGGATGGATTTGCTTACGCCGGAGAAGCCCTTAGCGGGAAGTATTATAGTGCAGCGAATAAGCTGGCCTTTGACAGGGTCTATCGTAGCTTGTTCGCATGGGGAGCCATCATGGCCGTGGTGTTCACGCTGGTCTACGCAGTTGGAGGCAATGGCTTTCTGATGCTGTTGACCAACGAAGCTGTTGTCGTTCAATCTGCCGAAGCATATTTCTGGTGGGCTGTGATGATTCCTATTGTCAGCGTATCGGCCTTTGTTTATGACGGTATATTTATTGGACTCACGGCCACAAGGGGCATGCTGGTATCTTCAGTGGTATCAGCTCTTGTCTTCTTCGTGCTGTACCTTACCCTACAAAGCTACTTGGGAAATCACGCGCTGTGGTTGGCTTTCATCGTCTATTTAGGCTTGAGAGGTGGCATACAATGGTTGTTGTATCGAAGAATGCATCTGAATTGGGTACAAAAATAA